The genomic DNA CTCCTGCCTCGGAAGTTTTTTTCATGGCGGTTGCAGAATTATTGGATAACATCACAATTCCATCAATCATTTGCAATGTAGAAGAAGCTATCTCCCCGGCAGCACTGATAAATTCTCCGGCTACTCCGCCTACTGATTCTCCGATTTCTTCAAATTCATCTTTCACCTCCGAAAGGGTTGAACGTAGCTTTTGCCATTGCTTTATGCTTCTGCTCTCTGGGGTGGTGGTGATTTTTTCGTTTTTGATTTGTTCTTCCAGCTTGTTTACCTTAGCTCTTTGTGCCGCAAGTTCGTTGCCTGACATCCCGGAGGATTCCATCTTGTCAAGTTCGGCTTTCGTTTCTTTGAGCACGGCTTGAAGTTTTTCCAAAGTCATATTGGCAATCTGGTTGCACCACCCTTGATATTCTTCCTGCCGGGAGGCAAACTGTTCATCAATGGCTTTTAACGTTTCCTGTTGCTGGTAATCCACTTCATCCAAGGTTTCTTTAGATGCTCCGGACTTTTCAAGCTCTTCTTTCTGCTTTGCAAATGTTTGTTCAATCTTTGCCCTCTTATCCGTATAGGTTTGGTATTTTTCTAAAAGTTCATTCAAGCTGTCTTCCGCTTCGGCTGTATCTATTTTGGCAGAATAGGCTTCATATTCTTCCTTTGTCATATTCTCGCCTTTGAACTGCTTTTTAGCCCATTCCCGTTCGCTGTCGTATCGTTCTTTGATGGATTTTTTACGTTTATCCTCTTCGGAAAGAAGATAAGCGGTTAAGGCCTCTTCGTGTTCTTTTCTTTCCTTAACGTAATCTTCGTCTATTTTCGTGTCGCGGGTTTTCTTGGCTTCGTCGTTGGCTTGTAATCGGGCTTTATAGGTCGTTTCGACAGTTTCAGGAACCGCCTGCTTAAGGTCTTTGTACTTTTGAACTGTGTCTTGATACTCTTTTTCAATGGCAGCCTTCTGCTGTTTGTGCTCCAAGTCGGATTGTTCCATGCGTTTCTTGCGGCCGTCCTCCATAATGGAGAGCCGGGATTCTTGGAGTTTGAGGTCAGCCTCGAGGATAGAGCGGGAAAGGTCGGTTTGGAGCTTTAAACGTTTATTGGCTTCTTTATCAAACTCACTACCCGTAATAGCAGCCAACTTTGCTTGCTCTGCTTTTATTTCAGCCTCGATACGTTTATATTCTGTGGAATCTATAGCTTGTTCTAATTCCTTTTGCTTTTTGGAAATAGTCGCCTTTATCGCGGCTACAGAACCATCTATCAAGGAATTAGTTAGGTTTACTCCAGCTTCATTTACTTTATTTGTCGCTTCCTTCTCATATTTAATAACATCTTCTATAAGAGAATCGAAAGATGTTCTAAACTTTTTTGCTTCTTTCTGGGCAGCTATTTTTTGTTGATTTTTGCCTGTATAAGAAGTCATTCCACCAAACATGCCATTTTGTACATAATACGTTTTTTCTTCCGGCATAGTTTCTGCTTCTCTCATCTTTTGCAGATATCTTTCATATTCCTCCGCGGCAAGTTTCATCGTAGCGGTGGCTTTTGCTTTAGCTATAATACTTTCGATAAAAGCAGCTTTATTATTAATTAAAAGATTTTCTGCATCTTTTATAGAATTAATAGCCGTTCCCGTACTATCAAACGCACTTTTATTTTCAAGAATATATTTTTCTTGTGCTTTAATATCACCACCTAATTTTTTCCATCCAGTAGATAATTTTTCTAACGTAGCAATGGGATTACTAGATATTTCACTTACGCTTTTATTAAAATCCTCTGAGACCTGATATATTTCCGATAATGCTTTCTTTCCCTGTAACAGTTCAACAACCCAATCAACAAGTTTATCCCCATACACAGTCAGAAGAGTTATACCCACCGTCAATGCCGTTTGCCATGAAAATAACGAAGATGCAATTTGCTTCCATACAGGAGTAGCTTTTTCCCCTTGTGATACCAATGAGTTATATGCATCTTTGGCCCTTTTAATTTCATCAACAAGGATTGGTAAATTATTCGATATAGCACTAAAAAACACCTTTGGACCGTATGCCAACGAAGGTAGTTCACGCCCTACCTGTT from Parabacteroides pacaensis includes the following:
- a CDS encoding coiled-coil domain-containing protein; amino-acid sequence: MAGIITDVKSDIEKLKDLKAAIEEVKKAIKDIDVNINIHIAKELEPKLKSLTAQYDKLAFKILKTEATIGNSVKNIVTASDKIIQAQEKLSKVAKIPMQTGNTSPQAVNIGETAIIQAQAKAYEELSKEINNILGTREANVKRMVDEMNAIRLINAEIKKITKSQGEYSTLSSAQQARLEQLNSSLLTHKTALSEVRQTLSNNVKLDNAAATSMNGLSQSLSRMKIAYRELTEEERNSPIGKELLASINQADAKIKELDATIGNHQRNVGNYSKQWDGLGMSIQQVGRELPSLAYGPKVFFSAISNNLPILVDEIKRAKDAYNSLVSQGEKATPVWKQIASSLFSWQTALTVGITLLTVYGDKLVDWVVELLQGKKALSEIYQVSEDFNKSVSEISSNPIATLEKLSTGWKKLGGDIKAQEKYILENKSAFDSTGTAINSIKDAENLLINNKAAFIESIIAKAKATATMKLAAEEYERYLQKMREAETMPEEKTYYVQNGMFGGMTSYTGKNQQKIAAQKEAKKFRTSFDSLIEDVIKYEKEATNKVNEAGVNLTNSLIDGSVAAIKATISKKQKELEQAIDSTEYKRIEAEIKAEQAKLAAITGSEFDKEANKRLKLQTDLSRSILEADLKLQESRLSIMEDGRKKRMEQSDLEHKQQKAAIEKEYQDTVQKYKDLKQAVPETVETTYKARLQANDEAKKTRDTKIDEDYVKERKEHEEALTAYLLSEEDKRKKSIKERYDSEREWAKKQFKGENMTKEEYEAYSAKIDTAEAEDSLNELLEKYQTYTDKRAKIEQTFAKQKEELEKSGASKETLDEVDYQQQETLKAIDEQFASRQEEYQGWCNQIANMTLEKLQAVLKETKAELDKMESSGMSGNELAAQRAKVNKLEEQIKNEKITTTPESRSIKQWQKLRSTLSEVKDEFEEIGESVGGVAGEFISAAGEIASSTLQMIDGIVMLSNNSATAMKKTSEAGVEAMSTVEKASVILAVTSAALQIATKIAGLFSKEDSHKKKRDNMLEEAEVMREVWDDILERQKEYLSNSTGTDAKKSYEESLNILKQQEEVSRKIAQETLKIKNHSHSMDYRMWSGSYKYDGQNWRDVTGEIKELTGISVNGMQDIANMSADNLRLLRDNFIGLWSNMDETFRKQLEEIIELDDEAKKLGKDYKEALSQITFDNVKDDFLDLLSDMDTGSKDFADNFEEYMRKAILNSMVYDNYRKELEKWYEKFSLANAKDGGITPDDYEDLKQEYNSITEAALAERERLKGMFNWNEGESSRTSEAQGIASMSQDSANELNGNFNALLIYSSKTSESVARVKEDLAYIREIQMSGWKDVKAIKELTTEVRNHTKKLTELSEKIEKHTGSMADELVDIKHSGLYIKK